One window of Spirochaetales bacterium genomic DNA carries:
- a CDS encoding sigma-70 family RNA polymerase sigma factor: protein METLVQLIENAIRQKTARSPHQEAFTEIVGGFQDIIFGYVFGMVKDAALAQDITQDVFIICYKKLETLRNYAAFPGWIRKIASREAAKKIKYRVGKEVLMDTMEHHQSAGSDPAHSLIKKETEEKIREEIEKLPETQRIPTILYYIDGYSQQEVADFLNIKLNTVKKRLQRARESLRKECFHFIRDNLDEIKPSRHNTLLEKISLYTTFDAVAKSGQKSILEQMIVDGIDVNEIDAKGRTLIHWAVESNHAEAVGLLLKNGADIRIKDRSGKDALALAKDRNYRAIMELLLEKGRKLEKENEDERKEK, encoded by the coding sequence ATGGAAACACTCGTACAATTAATAGAAAATGCAATTCGACAAAAAACGGCCCGCTCCCCTCATCAGGAGGCCTTTACGGAAATAGTCGGCGGATTTCAGGATATTATTTTCGGGTATGTCTTTGGTATGGTGAAAGACGCAGCACTCGCCCAGGATATTACCCAGGATGTTTTTATCATCTGCTATAAAAAACTCGAAACCCTGCGTAACTATGCCGCTTTTCCCGGCTGGATTCGTAAAATCGCATCACGGGAAGCCGCAAAAAAAATAAAATACCGGGTGGGCAAGGAGGTTTTGATGGATACAATGGAACATCATCAATCTGCAGGGAGTGATCCGGCGCACTCCCTCATAAAAAAAGAGACGGAGGAAAAAATCCGGGAAGAGATCGAAAAATTGCCGGAAACCCAGCGGATACCGACAATCCTCTATTATATAGACGGATATTCCCAGCAGGAGGTTGCGGATTTCCTGAACATCAAACTCAACACGGTAAAGAAGCGGCTGCAACGCGCCAGGGAATCGTTACGAAAGGAGTGCTTCCACTTTATCAGGGATAACCTGGATGAGATAAAGCCTTCCCGTCACAATACACTGCTGGAAAAGATCAGTCTTTATACCACCTTTGATGCCGTCGCCAAATCCGGCCAGAAGAGTATTCTCGAACAGATGATCGTCGATGGAATCGATGTCAATGAAATCGACGCAAAAGGAAGAACGCTCATCCATTGGGCTGTTGAAAGCAATCATGCGGAAGCGGTCGGTCTTTTACTGAAGAACGGAGCGGATATCCGGATCAAAGATCGAAGCGGCAAAGACGCCCTCGCATTGGCTAAGGATAGAAATTACCGCGCGATCATGGAATTACTCCTCGAGAAGGGGAGAAAACTTGAAAAGGAAAATGAAGATGAAAGAAAAGAAAAATAA